The Mycolicibacterium boenickei genome has a segment encoding these proteins:
- a CDS encoding GntR family transcriptional regulator has translation MSQPEAHPVSLPSRRARADQARQVADVLRHQIYEGTYAGALPPEAELAAEFFVSRNTIREALAVLKTEGLIDRGTKVGTHVAARKYDHGLDALVGLKETFKDYGDVRNEVRAVQRLSAPPAVARKLALEPGAQVVFIERLRYLADLPLSLDLTYLAPEIGEQVIGHALESNDIFALIERVSGHRLGGASLALEAVSADPHTAATLQVPAGSALLMAERLTSLDDGTPVDLEYIRMRGDRITMRGNLTRRDA, from the coding sequence GTGTCGCAGCCCGAAGCTCATCCCGTATCGCTGCCGAGTCGCCGCGCGCGTGCCGATCAGGCCCGCCAGGTGGCCGATGTGCTGCGTCATCAGATCTACGAGGGCACGTATGCCGGCGCCCTACCGCCGGAGGCGGAGTTGGCCGCCGAGTTCTTCGTGTCCCGCAACACCATCCGGGAAGCGCTTGCCGTCCTAAAGACCGAAGGCCTGATCGACCGCGGCACCAAGGTGGGCACGCATGTGGCGGCCCGCAAGTACGACCACGGTCTCGACGCGTTGGTGGGGCTGAAGGAGACCTTCAAGGACTACGGCGACGTCCGCAACGAAGTCCGTGCCGTGCAGCGGCTCTCGGCCCCGCCCGCGGTCGCCCGCAAGCTCGCCCTCGAACCAGGCGCCCAGGTGGTGTTCATCGAGAGACTGCGCTATCTCGCCGATCTACCGCTGTCGCTGGATCTGACGTACCTGGCCCCCGAGATCGGCGAGCAGGTCATCGGTCACGCGCTGGAGAGCAACGACATCTTCGCGCTCATCGAACGGGTCAGCGGGCACCGCCTGGGCGGGGCGAGCCTTGCGTTGGAGGCCGTCTCGGCCGATCCCCATACCGCCGCGACGCTGCAGGTGCCGGCCGGATCGGCACTGCTGATGGCCGAACGGCTCACGAGTCTGGACGACGGTACGCCCGTCGACCTGGAGTACATCAGGATGCGTGGTGATCGAATCACCATGCGCGGCAACCTCACTAGGAGAGATGCATGA
- a CDS encoding ABC transporter substrate-binding protein has translation MKTALIALTAGLTLAAAGCSLDSATKSADTVDVVVGYQSKTINTVTAGTLLRAQGYLERRLADITTRTGTKYNVTWQDYDTGAPITAQMVAEKIDIGSMGDYPMLINGSKTQANERAKTEIVSVTGYNPKGALNMVVVAPDSPAKSLTDLAGKKVSASVGSAGHGMLVQALGKAGVDAKTGVEVLNQQPQVGASALESGQVQALSQFVAWPGLLVHQGKAKLLYDGAELNYPTLHGVVVRRAYAAEHPEVLDAFLQAQLDATDFLNTKPLEAARVVAEGSGLPQEVVYLYNGPGGTSFDTTLKPSLVAALKGDVPYLKSIDNFADLDVAGFVQDGPLRAAYSARGQDYDKALNSSANPSALSGTDPVCQTAVDNPATAGELWLDGSDTTTAAATPVCLLKAIRQAEGDGKKIRAAYISDAEFGTRWFADKSVWVRLPAGGAEGYLPFGTQAGAERYTAAHPGAAIVDYRQALAGAV, from the coding sequence GTGAAAACAGCCCTGATCGCCCTGACCGCCGGTCTGACCCTCGCCGCGGCCGGATGCTCTCTCGATTCGGCGACGAAGTCTGCCGACACTGTCGACGTCGTCGTCGGCTACCAGTCCAAGACCATCAACACCGTCACCGCAGGCACGTTGCTGCGCGCCCAGGGGTATCTGGAACGCCGGCTGGCCGACATCACCACCCGCACCGGCACCAAGTACAACGTGACGTGGCAGGACTATGACACCGGCGCCCCGATCACCGCGCAGATGGTGGCGGAGAAGATCGACATCGGCTCGATGGGCGACTACCCGATGCTCATCAACGGATCCAAGACCCAGGCCAACGAACGCGCCAAGACCGAGATCGTTTCGGTCACCGGGTACAACCCGAAGGGCGCGCTGAACATGGTTGTGGTGGCACCTGATTCGCCGGCCAAGTCGTTGACCGATCTGGCGGGAAAGAAGGTCTCGGCGAGCGTCGGTTCGGCGGGCCACGGCATGCTGGTGCAGGCCCTCGGCAAGGCCGGCGTCGATGCCAAGACCGGTGTGGAGGTGCTCAACCAGCAACCTCAGGTCGGTGCTTCCGCGCTGGAATCCGGTCAGGTCCAGGCGCTTTCGCAGTTCGTGGCCTGGCCGGGCCTGCTGGTCCATCAGGGCAAGGCCAAGCTGTTGTACGACGGGGCCGAACTGAACTACCCGACCTTGCACGGCGTGGTGGTGCGCAGGGCGTATGCGGCTGAGCACCCGGAGGTGCTCGACGCGTTCCTCCAGGCGCAGCTGGATGCCACCGATTTCCTCAACACCAAGCCGTTGGAGGCGGCCCGCGTGGTGGCCGAGGGCAGCGGTCTGCCGCAGGAGGTCGTCTACCTCTACAACGGGCCGGGCGGCACCTCGTTCGACACCACGCTCAAGCCTTCGCTGGTAGCCGCGCTCAAAGGCGATGTGCCCTATCTGAAGTCGATCGACAACTTTGCCGACCTCGACGTGGCCGGTTTCGTGCAGGACGGTCCGCTGCGGGCCGCGTACTCCGCTCGCGGCCAGGATTACGACAAGGCGCTGAACTCGAGCGCCAACCCTTCGGCGTTGAGCGGCACCGACCCGGTGTGCCAGACCGCCGTCGACAATCCCGCCACCGCAGGCGAACTCTGGCTCGACGGATCGGACACCACCACCGCGGCCGCCACGCCGGTCTGCCTGCTCAAGGCGATCCGCCAGGCTGAAGGGGACGGCAAGAAAATCCGCGCCGCCTACATCTCCGACGCCGAGTTCGGCACCCGGTGGTTCGCCGACAAGTCCGTGTGGGTGCGCCTGCCCGCAGGCGGCGCCGAGGGATACCTTCCGTTCGGCACCCAGGCCGGCGCCGAACGCTACACCGCCGCGCATCCCGGCGCCGCGATCGTGGACTACCGGCAAGCGTTGGCGGGTGCGGTATGA
- a CDS encoding HNH endonuclease signature motif containing protein — MVMAGVVQGRDVVQTALAGHRAATAALLDVDFTGLDTAELLTLQSAREQLARTEAMIDHRIQAALMAQATPHEIGGKSFKDVLATRMRISTKEAARRVAAAAALGPRYAIGGEVLDPLFPACAAALGAGAINTDHITIIRDTVAKVEKYVSTAELGQIESDLVAAATRDTPETLKAAADKLLYLLNQDGDSPDVAAHLRGLRIGTQDADGLVHVQGWLDPETAAYLTTVTGVWGAPGLNNPADPEPVHNPTPNPLDDPPDEVARETDTPDTSQAPDASEASAAPAGADVEAAEPEPEASKADAPYEQAPAQQAEQAQQAAADRDTRTQAQRNHDALKVALREVLMSKRLGRHGGLPVTVVVSTTLAELEAGAGIAVTGAGLRMPMNDLIRLASHSFHYLTVYKRHTAEPLYLARTKRLATTAQRLLLYNRDRGCTRPGCTAAADRCEVHHARADWQHGGHTDAPDLALGCGPDNRLVGLGWTTTIDPDTGRIHWHPPPLMNTGQDTLNHHFHPEELLISPEETDDG, encoded by the coding sequence ATGGTGATGGCGGGAGTGGTGCAGGGCCGGGACGTGGTGCAGACCGCGCTGGCCGGCCACCGCGCCGCGACCGCAGCGCTGCTCGATGTCGATTTCACCGGGTTGGACACCGCGGAGTTGTTGACACTGCAGTCCGCGCGCGAACAGCTCGCCCGCACCGAGGCGATGATCGATCACCGGATCCAAGCCGCCCTGATGGCGCAGGCCACCCCGCACGAGATCGGCGGGAAATCCTTCAAAGACGTACTGGCCACCCGGATGCGGATCAGCACCAAAGAAGCCGCCCGCCGGGTGGCCGCCGCCGCCGCTCTCGGACCGCGCTACGCCATCGGCGGCGAGGTGCTCGACCCGCTGTTTCCCGCGTGTGCCGCCGCGCTGGGCGCCGGGGCGATCAACACCGACCACATCACGATCATCCGCGACACCGTGGCCAAGGTCGAAAAATACGTCAGCACCGCCGAACTCGGCCAGATCGAATCCGACCTGGTCGCCGCCGCCACCCGCGACACCCCCGAAACGCTGAAAGCCGCCGCCGACAAACTGCTCTATCTGCTCAACCAGGACGGCGACTCACCCGATGTCGCGGCGCATCTGCGGGGGTTGCGGATCGGCACACAGGACGCCGACGGGCTGGTGCATGTCCAGGGCTGGCTGGACCCTGAGACCGCGGCGTATCTGACCACGGTCACCGGCGTCTGGGGTGCGCCGGGCCTCAACAATCCGGCCGATCCCGAACCGGTCCACAACCCCACACCCAACCCACTCGACGACCCACCCGACGAAGTCGCGCGCGAGACCGACACCCCCGACACTTCCCAGGCCCCCGACGCTTCCGAGGCCAGTGCCGCGCCCGCCGGCGCCGACGTCGAGGCCGCCGAACCCGAACCCGAAGCCTCCAAGGCCGACGCCCCCTATGAGCAGGCCCCAGCCCAGCAAGCCGAACAAGCCCAGCAGGCCGCCGCCGACCGGGACACCCGGACCCAAGCCCAACGCAACCACGACGCCCTCAAAGTCGCGCTACGCGAAGTGCTGATGTCCAAACGACTCGGCCGCCACGGCGGCCTGCCGGTCACCGTGGTCGTGTCCACCACCCTGGCCGAACTGGAAGCCGGCGCCGGCATCGCCGTCACCGGCGCGGGCCTGCGGATGCCGATGAACGACCTGATCCGATTGGCATCACACAGCTTTCACTACCTCACCGTCTACAAACGCCACACCGCCGAACCGCTGTACCTGGCCCGCACCAAACGATTGGCCACCACAGCCCAACGCCTGCTGCTCTACAACCGCGACCGCGGCTGCACCCGCCCCGGATGCACCGCCGCGGCCGACCGCTGCGAAGTCCACCACGCCCGAGCCGACTGGCAACACGGCGGCCACACCGACGCCCCCGACCTCGCCCTGGGCTGCGGACCCGACAACCGCCTGGTCGGACTCGGCTGGACCACCACCATCGACCCCGACACCGGCCGCATCCACTGGCACCCACCACCCCTGATGAACACCGGCCAAGACACCCTCAACCACCACTTCCACCCCGAAGAACTACTGATCTCTCCGGAAGAAACGGACGACGGCTAG
- a CDS encoding 4Fe-4S dicluster domain-containing protein: MTLVNQRADVPVTIDESLCIEGCTLCVDVCPLDSLAINPANGKAFMHVDECWYCGPCAARCPTGAVTVNMPYLIR, encoded by the coding sequence ATGACGCTGGTCAATCAACGCGCCGATGTCCCGGTGACCATCGACGAGTCCCTGTGTATCGAGGGCTGCACATTGTGCGTCGACGTGTGTCCGCTCGATTCGCTGGCCATCAACCCCGCCAACGGCAAGGCCTTCATGCATGTCGACGAGTGCTGGTACTGCGGCCCGTGTGCGGCCCGCTGTCCCACCGGCGCCGTCACCGTCAACATGCCCTACCTCATCCGCTAG
- a CDS encoding fumarate reductase/succinate dehydrogenase flavoprotein subunit — translation MTELTEIPDVSNAIRIDCDVLVIGGGTAGTMAALTAAENGAQVLLLEKAHVRHSGALAMGMDGVNNAVIPGKAEPEDYVAEITRANDGIVNQRTVYQTATRGFAMVQRLERYGVKFEKDEHGEYAVRRVHRSGSYVLPMPEGKDVKKALYRVLRQRSMREKIRIENRFMPVRVLTQGGRAVGAAAFNTRTGEFVTVAAKAVILSTGACGRLGLPASGYLYGTYENPTNAGDGYAMAYHAGAELSGIECFQVNPLIKDYNGPACAYVANPFGGYQVNALGERFVDSDYWSGQMMAEVKEEIESARGPIYLKVSHLPDETLTTLENILHTTERPTRGTFHANRGHDYRTHDIEMHISEIGLCSGHSASGVWVDEHARTTVPGLYAAGDLACVPHNYMIGAFVYGDLAGEHAASTLSDVAAPVDLPADQVADAHELIYRPLRHPDGPPQPQVEFKLRRFVNDYVAPPKTATKLSIAVQTFERMATEVEGIGARTPHELMRAAEVSFIRDCAEMAARSSLTRTESRWGLYHERADLPERDDAQWRYHLNLYKDADGAMKFVKRPVAPYFVAVPELDHLTSQDPVTAVEQPHLHGGRAPAAERSRVRDAGSGQPPSPRIAAVLALEEPALEDLSAYLADADAGVRRTAVATLVEHLPDGYQPALVAALADDDAGVRRETADAVRELVEVLPDPEAFADRLHSADPVVRAVTVYLLSSRRVGNGQAYRVASTDADHRVRIEAVRALVSVDDDAGVAAATSDENREVRIAAVGGLATLRAGADAVRVALDDPDPLVRAAALASLGAVGCTDDDVVSVEKAFTESAWQIRQGAARALAGALPEVAVPTLTRALDDQHLDVRKAAVLSLSRWANSESTARQALTVALEDSDADVRAYARQALAG, via the coding sequence ATGACCGAACTGACCGAGATTCCCGATGTTTCAAACGCGATCCGGATCGACTGCGACGTACTGGTGATCGGCGGCGGCACCGCGGGCACGATGGCGGCGTTGACCGCCGCCGAGAACGGTGCCCAGGTGCTGCTGCTGGAGAAGGCCCACGTGCGGCATTCCGGTGCGTTGGCGATGGGCATGGACGGCGTCAACAACGCCGTCATCCCCGGCAAGGCCGAGCCCGAGGACTACGTCGCCGAGATCACCCGGGCCAACGACGGAATCGTCAACCAGCGCACCGTCTATCAAACCGCGACCCGTGGATTCGCCATGGTGCAGCGGCTGGAACGGTACGGCGTGAAGTTCGAGAAGGACGAGCACGGTGAGTATGCCGTGCGGCGCGTGCACCGCTCCGGCTCCTACGTGCTGCCGATGCCAGAGGGCAAGGACGTCAAGAAGGCGCTGTATCGGGTGCTGCGGCAACGCTCGATGCGCGAGAAGATCCGCATCGAGAACCGGTTCATGCCGGTGCGCGTGCTGACCCAAGGCGGAAGGGCCGTTGGTGCGGCCGCATTCAACACCCGCACCGGGGAATTCGTCACCGTGGCGGCCAAGGCCGTGATCCTGTCCACGGGTGCCTGCGGCCGCCTTGGGCTGCCCGCCTCGGGGTATCTGTACGGCACCTATGAGAACCCCACCAACGCCGGTGACGGCTACGCCATGGCCTACCACGCCGGGGCCGAGCTATCCGGAATCGAGTGCTTCCAGGTCAATCCGCTGATCAAGGACTACAACGGTCCGGCGTGTGCGTATGTGGCCAACCCATTCGGCGGATACCAGGTCAATGCGTTGGGGGAGCGGTTCGTCGACTCCGACTACTGGTCGGGTCAGATGATGGCCGAGGTCAAGGAGGAGATCGAATCCGCCAGGGGGCCGATCTACCTGAAGGTCAGCCATCTGCCGGATGAAACGCTGACCACCCTGGAGAACATCCTGCACACCACGGAACGACCCACCCGGGGAACGTTCCACGCCAATCGCGGGCACGACTACCGCACCCACGATATCGAGATGCACATCTCCGAGATCGGTTTGTGCTCAGGTCATTCCGCATCCGGGGTGTGGGTGGACGAGCATGCCCGCACCACGGTTCCCGGACTGTATGCGGCCGGGGACCTGGCGTGTGTGCCGCACAACTACATGATCGGCGCCTTCGTCTACGGTGATCTCGCCGGCGAACATGCCGCGTCGACCCTTTCGGACGTGGCTGCACCGGTTGACCTTCCGGCCGACCAGGTGGCCGACGCGCACGAGCTCATCTACCGTCCGCTGCGCCACCCGGACGGCCCGCCGCAACCGCAGGTCGAATTCAAGCTGCGGCGGTTCGTCAACGACTATGTGGCACCGCCGAAGACCGCCACCAAGCTGTCGATCGCAGTGCAGACCTTCGAGCGGATGGCGACCGAGGTCGAGGGCATCGGGGCGCGCACACCGCACGAGTTGATGCGTGCGGCAGAGGTGTCCTTCATCCGAGACTGCGCGGAGATGGCCGCCCGTTCCTCGCTGACCCGGACCGAATCACGCTGGGGGCTGTACCACGAACGGGCTGACCTGCCGGAGCGCGACGATGCGCAATGGCGCTATCACCTCAACCTCTACAAGGACGCCGACGGGGCGATGAAGTTCGTGAAGCGGCCGGTGGCACCGTATTTCGTCGCGGTGCCAGAGCTGGACCATCTGACTTCGCAAGACCCGGTGACCGCCGTCGAACAGCCTCACCTGCACGGGGGCCGCGCGCCCGCCGCCGAACGCTCCAGGGTCCGCGACGCCGGGTCCGGGCAGCCTCCGTCACCGCGTATCGCCGCGGTCCTGGCACTGGAGGAGCCCGCACTGGAGGATCTGAGCGCCTACCTGGCCGATGCGGATGCCGGCGTGCGCCGAACCGCGGTCGCCACCCTCGTCGAGCATCTGCCCGACGGCTACCAACCCGCGCTGGTGGCCGCATTGGCCGACGACGACGCCGGAGTGCGGCGCGAAACCGCTGACGCGGTACGTGAACTCGTCGAGGTCCTTCCCGATCCGGAGGCTTTCGCCGACCGACTGCACTCCGCAGACCCGGTGGTGCGGGCCGTCACGGTGTATCTGCTGAGCTCCCGACGCGTCGGCAACGGCCAGGCGTACCGGGTGGCATCGACCGATGCCGACCACCGGGTACGGATCGAGGCGGTCCGGGCCCTCGTGTCCGTCGACGACGACGCCGGGGTCGCGGCCGCCACCTCCGACGAGAACCGGGAAGTGCGGATCGCCGCGGTCGGTGGGCTGGCCACCCTGCGCGCCGGTGCCGATGCGGTGCGCGTGGCCCTGGACGACCCCGACCCGCTGGTCCGGGCGGCGGCCCTGGCTTCGCTCGGCGCCGTCGGCTGCACCGACGACGACGTGGTCAGCGTCGAGAAGGCGTTCACCGAGTCGGCCTGGCAGATCCGTCAGGGCGCAGCCCGGGCGTTGGCCGGGGCCCTTCCGGAGGTGGCGGTACCTACCCTGACGCGGGCGCTCGACGACCAGCATCTCGACGTGCGCAAGGCCGCGGTGCTGAGCCTGAGCCGGTGGGCGAATTCGGAATCGACCGCGCGGCAGGCCCTGACCGTGGCGCTGGAGGACAGTGACGCCGACGTCCGGGCGTATGCGCGCCAGGCCCTCGCCGGCTGA
- a CDS encoding ABC transporter permease: MTTTDAVPVTATELSAVPETERARPAPSVWPHRLVRLASVVSAIVLWQLLTANDVRLGLRFDTLPTVTEITAALVNRLGAPEYWLDLGQSLIRILTGFGIAAVVGVITGILLGRTALFADIFGPLTELARPIPAIAMVPVAILLFPSDEAGIVFITFLAAYFPIMVSVRHAVRALPTIWEDSVRTLGGGRLDVLRQVVLPGILPGLFGGLSVGMGVAWICVVSAEMISGRLGVGYRTWQAYTVLNYPDVFVGIITIGVLGFVTAAAVELIGRRATRWLPRGEESTR, encoded by the coding sequence ATGACCACCACCGACGCCGTCCCGGTCACGGCCACCGAACTCTCAGCCGTACCCGAGACCGAGCGCGCCCGGCCCGCGCCTTCGGTCTGGCCGCATCGTCTGGTCCGGCTGGCGTCGGTGGTCAGCGCAATCGTCCTGTGGCAGTTGCTGACCGCGAACGACGTGCGACTGGGCCTACGGTTCGACACCCTGCCCACGGTCACCGAGATCACCGCCGCCCTGGTTAATCGGCTGGGCGCACCGGAGTACTGGCTGGATCTCGGTCAGTCGCTGATCCGGATTCTCACCGGGTTCGGGATCGCCGCGGTCGTCGGCGTGATCACCGGAATCCTGTTGGGGCGCACCGCCTTGTTCGCCGACATCTTCGGCCCGCTCACCGAACTGGCCCGGCCGATCCCGGCGATCGCCATGGTGCCGGTGGCGATCCTGCTGTTCCCCAGCGACGAGGCGGGAATCGTGTTCATCACGTTCCTGGCCGCCTATTTCCCGATCATGGTCAGCGTCCGGCATGCGGTGCGCGCCTTGCCGACCATCTGGGAGGACTCGGTGCGCACCCTCGGTGGCGGTCGCCTCGACGTGCTGCGCCAGGTCGTCCTCCCCGGCATCCTGCCCGGGCTGTTCGGCGGGCTCTCGGTCGGCATGGGAGTGGCCTGGATCTGCGTGGTCTCGGCCGAGATGATCTCGGGCCGTCTCGGTGTGGGCTATCGCACCTGGCAGGCGTACACGGTGCTGAACTATCCCGACGTGTTCGTCGGCATCATCACGATCGGTGTCCTCGGTTTCGTGACCGCCGCGGCGGTCGAACTGATCGGCCGCCGGGCCACCCGCTGGCTGCCGCGTGGTGAGGAGTCGACGCGATGA
- a CDS encoding ABC transporter ATP-binding protein, producing the protein MSPTATATASGMRLELDRIRLSYTGAPVIDNLSLTVEPGEILVLTGPSGCGKSTLLRALTGLLRPDGGRVLADGDPVTTTSRDRGMVFQDSALLPWRTVRSNIELALQLRGEPKATRRERADRWIDEVGLAGFADFLPKNLSGGMRQRVQLARGLAGAPRAVMMDEPFAALDTQTRAAMQRLLIDTWRAHPTTIVFVTHDVDEALTLGDRVAVLGRAGQPLRALIEVAQPRTDHPERSALRAEIIAALEQR; encoded by the coding sequence ATGAGTCCCACCGCGACCGCCACCGCCTCCGGGATGAGATTGGAACTTGACCGAATCCGGTTGTCCTACACCGGTGCTCCGGTGATCGACAACCTGAGCCTCACCGTCGAGCCAGGTGAGATCCTGGTGCTCACCGGTCCGTCGGGCTGCGGCAAGTCCACGTTGTTGCGTGCGTTGACCGGACTGCTGCGACCCGACGGTGGCCGGGTGCTGGCCGACGGTGACCCGGTCACCACCACCTCGCGCGACCGCGGCATGGTGTTCCAGGACAGCGCGCTGCTGCCGTGGCGCACGGTGCGGTCCAATATCGAACTGGCCCTGCAGTTGCGCGGCGAGCCGAAAGCGACGCGTCGCGAGCGGGCGGATCGCTGGATCGACGAGGTCGGACTGGCCGGGTTCGCCGACTTCCTGCCGAAGAACCTGTCCGGCGGCATGCGGCAGCGGGTGCAGCTGGCCCGCGGCCTGGCCGGTGCACCGCGTGCGGTGATGATGGACGAGCCGTTCGCCGCGCTGGACACCCAGACCCGGGCGGCCATGCAGCGGCTGTTGATCGACACCTGGCGCGCGCATCCGACGACGATCGTGTTCGTCACCCACGACGTCGATGAAGCCCTCACCCTCGGTGACCGCGTTGCGGTGCTCGGTCGCGCCGGACAGCCGTTACGTGCCCTGATCGAGGTGGCCCAGCCCAGAACCGACCATCCCGAACGATCCGCGCTGCGCGCCGAGATCATTGCCGCCCTGGAGCAACGATGA